The genomic DNA CGGGGCTGGGTGCGCGCTGGGCCATGCTGCTGCTCAACGCGGGCGCGGTGGCGCTGGGCTGGCGCTTCTGGCGCTATTTGCGGGCGCACCGCGTGCTGGCGGGCTTCGTGAAGCCCGTGGCGCTGCTCTTCGTGGGGCTGAACGCGCTGGCCCTGCTGGCCGATGCCTACGGCCGCGTGAGCCTGGCCAAGATGTTTACCACCACGGCCATTTTTGGCCTCACGCAGGTGGTGGCGCTGTCGGCCTTCGTGCGCATCGTCACGGAGGCATTTTACCTGCAAGTGCAGCGCAGCCGCACGGCCGACGGCCAGAGCGGCCGCCTGGTCTTTGGCAAAATCGAGAGTGGCCTGCGCAAGGGCCTCACGGTGGTAGTGGGCGTGCTCTGGCTGATGCTCTTCACCACCAACCTCAACCTCTATAACTACTTTTACCGCCTCATCGACACCCTGCTCACGGTGCCGCACAAGCTGGGCAGCACCACGTTCACGGTAGGTAATATTTTGCTTTTCGTGGGCATCGTGTTTATGACCATTCAACTGCAGAAATACGTGGGTTACTTCTTCGGCGAAACCGACGACGAGTTCAGCGTGGAGGCCGACCGCAAGGGCTCCTGGATGGTGGCCATCCGGCTGGCGATTCTGGGGGTAGGGCTGTTTATGGCCACGCTGGCCTCGGGCCTGCCGGTCGATAAAATCGCCATTGTGCTCGGCGCGTTGGGCGTGGGCATCGGCCTGGGCTTGCAGAATATTATCAACAACCTGGTGTCGGGCGTGATTCTCATTTTTGAGCGGCCGTTTCAGGTCGGCGACTACATTGAGGTGAAGGGCCAGACGGGCCGCGTGAAGGACATCGGCATCCGGGCCAGCAAGCTCATCTCGCAGGCCGGCTCCGAAATTATTCTGCCCAACGGTGACCTGCTCAGCAACTACGTCATCAACTGGACGCTCAGCAACAATCACATCCGCACCGAGCTGGCCCTCAACCTGGGTCCTGATATTGACCTCGACGAGGCCCGCCGCCACATCAGCGAGGAAATCCTGAACAACCCCAACACGCTGCACAAAATCGCGCCTGAAATTCTGCTCAATAATGTTGCTACCACCGGCTACGACCTCAAAGTCCTGTTTTGGATAAACAACGTTCGCCAAGAGCAGGCTTTGAAAAGTGAACTGCTGGCCGGCATTTATCAGCGCCTCACCCAGGCCGGCATTGCGATGCGGTAAAATAGCACGATGAAACCTGAACGCTCGTCATTGCGAGCAACGCGAAGCAATCGCACTAGAACTACATCCGCGCCGCTTGTTCGTCTATCGTTCAGGTGCGATTGCTTCGCGTTGCTCGCAATGACAAACAATGTTTAATTTCTCCCCTATGTCCGAAACCTCCCCGCACCTCATCGACGGCAAGCAAACCGCCGAAGAAATCAAAGTTGAAATCGCTGCCGAAGTGGAGGCGCTGAAAGCGGCCGGCCGCAAAGTGCCGCACCTCGCGGCCGTGCTCGTGGGCCACGATGGCGGCTCCGAAACCTACGTGCGCAACAAGGTGCTCGCCTGCGAGCGCGTGGGCTATGCCAGCACCCTGCTGCGCTTCGAAGACGACATCACCGAGGCCGAGCTGCTGGCCGTGGTGCAGCGCCTCAACGAGGACGCCGACATCGACGGCTTCATCGTGCAGCTGCCGCTGCCCCGGCATATCGACGCCGAAAAAGTCATCGAAGCCATCCGGCCCGAGAAGGACGTGGACGGTTTTCACCCCATGAACCTGGGCCGCATGGTGGCCGGCCTGCCCGCGCTGCTGCCCGCTACCCCCTCCGGCATCGTGGAGCTGCTGGCCCGCCAAGGTATCAAAACCAGCGGCCAGCACTGCGTGGTTATTGGCCGCTCGAATATCGTGGGGGCGCCGGTTAGCATCTTGCTGGCTAAGAACTTGGAAACGGCTAACTGCACCGTTACTTTATGCCACTCACGCACCAAAAACTTGCCCGAAATCGTGCGTCAGGCCGACATTATTGTGGCCGCTATCGGCCGGCCCGAGTTCGTGACGGCCGACATGGTGAAGCCCGGCGCGGTGGTTATCGACGTGGGCACGACCCGCGTCACGGACGCCAATAAGAAGAGTGGATATAGCCTGAAAGGCGACGTCAACTTTGCCGAAGTCGCGCCGCTGGCTTCGCGCATTACACCCGTGCCGGGGGGGGTAGGGCCGATGACCATCGCCATGCTGCTGCTGAATACGCTGCGCGCCGCCAAGGGTGAGGTGTATCCGCGGTAAGACTCAACTGTCATTGCGAGCTTGCGAAGCAATCGCACCAGCACGACATCCGAACGACAACGTTCTGGTGCGATTGCTTCGCAAGCTCGCAATGACAGATGGGAGCAATTCCCTTCGTAAATTTGAGTGACCGGAACCCCCGGTCGCGCCTCGGGCGTTGACGTTAGTCGCGCCCTTTTTTTATTCGCTTATGTCTGCCGTATCTGATTTACTCGCCGTCCTACCCCTCGTACATTCCCCGAAGGAAACTTCAATGCTTCCTGTAATGGAGCAGTTTTATACCATTCAGGGAGAAGGATTTAATACGGGAAGAGCAGCCTACTTCATTCGCCTCGGTGGCTGCGACGTGGGCTGCGTGTGGTGCGACGTGAAGGAGTCGTGGGACGCCGACGCGCACCCGCGCCACCCGGTGGCCGAGCTGGTAGCCGCCGCCAGCGAATACCCCGGCCGCAACGTCGTCATCACCGGCGGCGAGCCGCTGATGCACGACTGCCTACCCCTCACTAAAGCGCTGAAGGCCGCCGGCTTCCAGACCTGGATTGAAACCAGCGGCGCGCACCCGCTCTCCGGCAACTGGGACTGGATTTGCGTGTCGCCCAAGAAATTCAAGGCCCCGCGCCCCGACGTGCTGGCCCACGCCGACGAGCTGAAAATCATCGTCTTTAACGACAGCGACTTTGCCTGGGCCGAGGAGCACGCCGCGCTGGTGCCGCCCACCACCCGCCTCTACCTCCAGCCCGAATGGAGCCGCGCCGCCCGCATGACGCCCGCCCTCATCGACTACGTGAAGGCTCACCCGCGCTGGCAGGTGTCGCTGCAAACCCACAAGTACCTCGACATTCCGTAGCCCCGGCCGGTACTATGCCGATAAAAGGTTGGAGATAACGACTAAAAACCCCGGTTTCAGCACGAAATCGGGGTTTTCGCATGTTAAGGCGTAGCTTTTGCCTGCTAATCTACCTGCGCCAGGCGCGCGGGCCGCCGCTGATTACCGGCTTCCTGCCCGCCTGGTGCCCGCAATCAGCCCGCGCTTTTTCCTGCTTATGTTACCCAAACTCCTGCTTTCTGCTACCCTGCTCTTTGCGCTGGCCACCGCGCCCACTCTGGCCCAGCAAGCCCCGCCGTCCATCACCGACAGCAAGGCGCGCAGCCTCTACGAAAAGGCCCAGAGCTTGTACTACAAAGACCGCCAGGCTCAGCAGGCGCTTCTGGTATGGCAGCAGCTCACCGATAAATTCCCGGACTACGGCGAGCCGTACCTGCGCAAAGGCTCGCTTCAACTCACGCTCGGCGACCATCCCAATGCCTTGCAGGCCTACAAGCTGGGCCTCAGCAAGCTGCCTGTTGAGGCCGCGCGCGGCGGCGACTACCTCATCCTGGGGAAGCTGGCCAGCGAGGTGGGCGATTATGCCACCATGCGCCTAGCCTACACCAACTACCTCAGCACCAATCCCGCCAGCAAAAGCCAGGTGGCATTGGCCAAGCTGCAGCTGCAAAACTGCGACTTTGCGGCCGAGGCGATGGCGCACCCCACCGGCCCCGCGCCCGA from Hymenobacter psoromatis includes the following:
- a CDS encoding 7-carboxy-7-deazaguanine synthase, which translates into the protein MLPVMEQFYTIQGEGFNTGRAAYFIRLGGCDVGCVWCDVKESWDADAHPRHPVAELVAAASEYPGRNVVITGGEPLMHDCLPLTKALKAAGFQTWIETSGAHPLSGNWDWICVSPKKFKAPRPDVLAHADELKIIVFNDSDFAWAEEHAALVPPTTRLYLQPEWSRAARMTPALIDYVKAHPRWQVSLQTHKYLDIP
- a CDS encoding bifunctional 5,10-methylene-tetrahydrofolate dehydrogenase/5,10-methylene-tetrahydrofolate cyclohydrolase (catalyzes the formation of 5,10-methenyltetrahydrofolate from 5,10-methylenetetrahydrofolate and subsequent formation of 10-formyltetrahydrofolate from 5,10-methenyltetrahydrofolate), which produces MSETSPHLIDGKQTAEEIKVEIAAEVEALKAAGRKVPHLAAVLVGHDGGSETYVRNKVLACERVGYASTLLRFEDDITEAELLAVVQRLNEDADIDGFIVQLPLPRHIDAEKVIEAIRPEKDVDGFHPMNLGRMVAGLPALLPATPSGIVELLARQGIKTSGQHCVVIGRSNIVGAPVSILLAKNLETANCTVTLCHSRTKNLPEIVRQADIIVAAIGRPEFVTADMVKPGAVVIDVGTTRVTDANKKSGYSLKGDVNFAEVAPLASRITPVPGGVGPMTIAMLLLNTLRAAKGEVYPR